A stretch of the Balearica regulorum gibbericeps isolate bBalReg1 chromosome 25, bBalReg1.pri, whole genome shotgun sequence genome encodes the following:
- the HIPK1 gene encoding homeodomain-interacting protein kinase 1 isoform X2: MASQLQVFSPPSVSSSAFCSAKKLKVEPSVWDVSGQSSSDKYYTHSKNLPAAQGQASSSHQVANFSIPAYDQNLLLPAPSVEHIVVTAADSTGSSATASFQNSQTITHRSNVSLLEPYQKCGLKRKSEEVDSNGSVQIIEEHPPLMLQNRPAVGAAATTTTVTTKSSSSSGEGDYQLVQHEILCSMTNSYEVLEFLGRGTFGQVAKCWKRSTKEIVAIKILKNHPSYARQGQIEVSILSRLSSENADEYNFVRSYECFQHKNHTCLVFEMLEQNLYDFLKQNKFSPLPLKYIRPILQQVATALMKLKSLGLIHADLKPENIMLVDPARQPYRVKVIDFGSASHVSKAVCSTYLQSRYYRAPEIILGLPFCEAIDMWSLGCVIAELFLGWPLYPGASEYDQIRYISQTQGLPAEYLLSAGTKTSRFFNRDPNLGYPLWRLKTPEEHELETGIKSKEARKYIFNCLDDMAQVNMSTDLEGTDMLAEKADRREYIDLLKKMLTIDADKRITPLKTLNHPFVTMAHLLDFPHSNHVKSCFQNMEICKRRVNMYDTVNQIKSPFTTHVAPNTSTNLTMSFNNQLNTVHNQASVLASNSTAAATLSLANSDVSLLNYQSALYPSSAAPVAGVAQQSVSLQPGTTQICTQTDPFQQTFIVCPPAFQTGLQATTKHSGFPVRMENAVPIVPQAPAAQPLQIQSGVLTQGSCTPLMVATLHPQVATITPQYAVPFTLNCAAGRPALVEQTAAVLAWPGGTQQILLPSTWQQLPGVALHNSVQPAAVIPETIGGSQQLTDWRNAHSHGNQYSTLMQQPSLLTNHVTLATAQPLNVGVAHVVRQQQSSNVPAKKNKQPAPSTAKPSSTLETVPSQVYSLIGSSPLRSTSSSSNVLVPVQEQHQPIVIPDTPSPPVSVITIRSDTDEEEDSKYKPASLGMKQRSNVISYVTVNDSPDSDSSLNSPYATDPLSSLRSTGGALELPSRGAADSSSSRTIIVPPLKTQLNDCIVATQASGTLSSTSKTKPVASVSGQSSGCCITPTGYRSHRVVTNGVQPLNLSQNQQTTVLASQERSGNAVPRRQQAYVAPLTSTVSQAPYTFQHSSPVHPHLAAATANAHLSSQPHMYTYAPTTAATLGSTTSIAHLFSPQGSSRHTTYAAHPSTLVHQVPVSVGPSLLTSANVPPAQYQHQFAPQSYIGASRGSAIYTGYPLSPTKINQYSYL; the protein is encoded by the exons ATGGCCTCACAGCTGCAGGTGTTCTCCCCTCCGTCAGTATCCTCGAGTGCCTTCTGCAGTGCCAAGAAACTGAAAGTGGAGCCCTCTGTCTGGGATGTTTCAGGACAGAGCAGTAGTGACAAGTATTATACCCACAGCAAAAACCTCCCAGCAGCTCAAGGGCAAGCAAGCTCCTCTCATCAGGTAGCCAATTTCAGCATCCCTGCGTACGATCAGAacctccttctccctgctccttcaGTTGAGCACATCGTGGTTACAGCAGCCgacagcacaggcagcagcgcAACAGCGTCCTTCCAGAACAGCCAGACCATAACGCATAGGAGCAACGTTTCTTTACTGGAACCATACCAAAAATGtggattaaaaaggaaaagtgaagaggtCGACAGCAACGGTAGCGTGCAGATAATTGAGGAACATCCACCTCTCATGCTGCAAAACAGACCTGCGGTGGGTGCTGCGGCCACGACCACCACTGTAACCACGAAAAGCAGCAGTTCCAGTGGTGAAGGAGATTATCAGCTGGTCCAGCATGAGATCCTGTGCTCTATGACAAACAGCTACGAGGTCTTGGAATTCCTGGGCCGAGGGACGTTTGGGCAGGTGGCGAAATGCTGGAAACGTAGCACGAAGGAGATTGTAGCCATCAAAATCCTGAAGAACCATCCTTCCTACGCTAGGCAGGGCCAGATAGAGGTGAGCATCCTCTCTCGCTTGAGCAGTGAGAATGCTGACGAATATAACTTTGTTCGCTCCTATGAGTGCTTTCAACACAAGAATCATACATGCCTTGTATTTGAGATGCTAGAACAGAACTTATACGACttcttaaagcaaaataagTTCAGCCCGTTGCCCCTGAAATACATCCGGCCAATTCTGCAGCAAGTGGCTACTGCCTTGATGAAGTTAAAGAGCTTGGGACTGATACACGCTGATTTGAAACCAGAAAACATCATGTTGGTGGATCCTGCGCGCCAGCCCTACAGAGTGAAGGTGATAGACTTTGGTTCAGCCAGCCACGTGTCTAAAGCAGTGTGCTCCACTTATTTGCAGTCACGCTATTACAG AGCTCCTGAAATCATACTGGGTTTACCATTCTGTGAAGCTATTGACATGTGGTCGCTGGGCTGTGTGATAGCTGAGCTGTTTCTAGGCTGGCCGCTGTATCCAGGAGCATCTGAGTATGATCAG atTCGTTATATTTCACAAACTCAAGGCCTTCCAGCGGAGTATCTTCTCAGTGCGGGAACGAAAACAAGCAGGTTTTTTAACAGAGATCCAAATTTGGGATACCCACTGTGGAGGCTAAAg ACCCCAGAAGAACATGAGTTGGAGACaggaataaaatcaaaagaagcTCGGAAATACATATTCAACTGTTTGGATGATATGGCGCAG gtgAATATGTCTACAGACTTAGAAGGGACTGACATGTTGGCAGAGAAGGCTGACCGAAGGGAATATATTGAtttgttgaagaaaatgttGACAATTGATGCAGATAAGAGAATTACTCCACTGAAGACTTTGAACCATCCGTTTGTTACAATGGCACATCTACTGGATTTCCCACACAGTAATCA TGTGAAATCTTGCTTTCAGAATATGGAGATCTGCAAGCGAAGAGTTAATATGTATGATACAGTGAATCAGATTAAGAGCCCATTCACGACTCATGTTGCTCCTAATACAAGCACAAATCTGACCATGAGCTTTAACAACCAGCTCAATACAGTACACAATCAG gccAGTGTATTGGCTTCCAATtctactgctgctgctactcTGTCCCTGGCAAACTCGGACGTCTCACTGCTAAACTATCAGTCTGCTCTGTATCCATCATCTGCAGCACCGGTTGCAGGAGTGGCACAACAGAGCGTTTCCTTGCAACCTGGAACCACCCAGATCTGCACACAGACTGACCCATTCCAGCAAACGTTCATTGTTTGTCCCCCTGCTTTTCAAA CCGGACTTCAGGCAACTACAAAGCATTCTGGGTTCCCAGTAAGGATGGAGAATGCTGTCCCAATTGTACCACAAGcacctgcagcacagccacTGCAGATCCAGTCTGGAGTTCtcacacag GGAAGCTGTACACCACTAATGGTAGCAACTCTTCATCCTCAAGTAGCCACCATCACGCCGCAGTATGCGGTCCCCTTTACTCTGAACTGCGCAGCCGGCCGGCCAGCGCTAGTAGAACAGACGGCTGCAGTACTG GCCTGGCCTGGGGGAACCCAGCAGATACTGCTTCCTTCcacctggcagcagctcccaggggtTGCTTTGCACAACTCTGTTCAGCCAGCGGCTGTGATTCCGGAGACGATCGGCGGCAGCCAGCAATTAACTGACTGGAG GAATGCACATTCCCATGGAAATCAGTATAGCACTCTCATGCAACAGCCATCACTACTGACCAACCACGTGACATTAGCTACAGCGCAGCCTCTGAATGTTGGAGTTGCTCATGTTGTtaggcagcagcaaagcagcaacgTTCCAGCAAAGAAGAACAAGCAGCCAGCACCAAGCACAGCCAA gCCCAGCTCGACTCTAGAGACTGTGCCCTCCCAGGTTTACTCGCTCATTGGGAGCAGCCCTCTGcgctccacctcctcctcttccaacGTGCTCGTCCCAGTGCAGGAGCAGCACCAGCCCATTGTCATCCCAGACACTCCAAGCCCACCCGTCAGTGTCATCACCATTCGCAGCGACACTGATGAGGAAGAGGACAGCAAATACAAACCTGCCAG TTTGGGTATGAAGCAGAGATCCAATGTCATCAGCTACGTTACTGTTAATGACTCCCCTGATTCCGACTCCTCCCTGAACAGCCCCTATGCCACAGACCCACTTTCGTCTCTCAGGAGTACAGGCGGCGCCCTGGAGCTGCCGAGTAGAGGAGCGGCTGACAGCTCCAGCTCTCGGACGATCATTGTGCCGCCACTGAAAACACAGCTCAATGACTGCATTGTAGCTACCCAAGCTTCAG GCACCCTGAGCAGCACCAGTAAGACCAAGCCAGTGGCCTCTGTGAGTGGACAGTCGTCAGGATGCTGTATAACACCTACAGGGTACCGCTCACATCGCGTGGTAACAAATGGTGTGCAGCCTCTCAATCTCAGCCAG AACCAGCAAACAACAGTGCTGGCCTCACAGGAGAGAAGTGGAAATGCTGTCCCACGTAGGCAGCAGGCTTATGTGGCACCCCTCACGTCAACTGTTTCTCAGGCTCCCTACACGTTTCAGCACAGCAGCCCAGTGCATCCCCACCTGGCAGCAGCAACGGCAAACGCACACCTCTCCAGCCAGCCGCATATGTACACTTACGCTCCAACCACTGCTGCAACGCTGGGCTCCACCACCTCCATCGCCCACCTCTTCTCCCCTCAGGGCTCTTCGCGGCACACCACGTACGCTGCCCACCCTAGCACACTTGTCCACCAGGTCCCTGTGAGTGTTGGTCCGAGTCTGCTGACTTCTGCAAATGTTCCACCTGCCCAGTACCAACATCAGTTTGCTCCCCAGTCCTATATTGGTGCTTCCAGAGGATCTGCTATTTACACTGGATATCCGCTGAGCCCTACAAAGATCAACCAGTACTCGTACTTGTAG
- the HIPK1 gene encoding homeodomain-interacting protein kinase 1 isoform X3, with translation MASQLQVFSPPSVSSSAFCSAKKLKVEPSVWDVSGQSSSDKYYTHSKNLPAAQGQASSSHQVANFSIPAYDQNLLLPAPSVEHIVVTAADSTGSSATASFQNSQTITHRSNVSLLEPYQKCGLKRKSEEVDSNGSVQIIEEHPPLMLQNRPAVGAAATTTTVTTKSSSSSGEGDYQLVQHEILCSMTNSYEVLEFLGRGTFGQVAKCWKRSTKEIVAIKILKNHPSYARQGQIEVSILSRLSSENADEYNFVRSYECFQHKNHTCLVFEMLEQNLYDFLKQNKFSPLPLKYIRPILQQVATALMKLKSLGLIHADLKPENIMLVDPARQPYRVKVIDFGSASHVSKAVCSTYLQSRYYRAPEIILGLPFCEAIDMWSLGCVIAELFLGWPLYPGASEYDQIRYISQTQGLPAEYLLSAGTKTSRFFNRDPNLGYPLWRLKTPEEHELETGIKSKEARKYIFNCLDDMAQVNMSTDLEGTDMLAEKADRREYIDLLKKMLTIDADKRITPLKTLNHPFVTMAHLLDFPHSNHVKSCFQNMEICKRRVNMYDTVNQIKSPFTTHVAPNTSTNLTMSFNNQLNTVHNQASVLASNSTAAATLSLANSDVSLLNYQSALYPSSAAPVAGVAQQSVSLQPGTTQICTQTDPFQQTFIVCPPAFQTGLQATTKHSGFPVRMENAVPIVPQAPAAQPLQIQSGVLTQQAWPGGTQQILLPSTWQQLPGVALHNSVQPAAVIPETIGGSQQLTDWRNAHSHGNQYSTLMQQPSLLTNHVTLATAQPLNVGVAHVVRQQQSSNVPAKKNKQPAPSTAKPSSTLETVPSQVYSLIGSSPLRSTSSSSNVLVPVQEQHQPIVIPDTPSPPVSVITIRSDTDEEEDSKYKPASLGMKQRSNVISYVTVNDSPDSDSSLNSPYATDPLSSLRSTGGALELPSRGAADSSSSRTIIVPPLKTQLNDCIVATQASGTLSSTSKTKPVASVSGQSSGCCITPTGYRSHRVVTNGVQPLNLSQNQQTTVLASQERSGNAVPRRQQAYVAPLTSTVSQAPYTFQHSSPVHPHLAAATANAHLSSQPHMYTYAPTTAATLGSTTSIAHLFSPQGSSRHTTYAAHPSTLVHQVPVSVGPSLLTSANVPPAQYQHQFAPQSYIGASRGSAIYTGYPLSPTKINQYSYL, from the exons ATGGCCTCACAGCTGCAGGTGTTCTCCCCTCCGTCAGTATCCTCGAGTGCCTTCTGCAGTGCCAAGAAACTGAAAGTGGAGCCCTCTGTCTGGGATGTTTCAGGACAGAGCAGTAGTGACAAGTATTATACCCACAGCAAAAACCTCCCAGCAGCTCAAGGGCAAGCAAGCTCCTCTCATCAGGTAGCCAATTTCAGCATCCCTGCGTACGATCAGAacctccttctccctgctccttcaGTTGAGCACATCGTGGTTACAGCAGCCgacagcacaggcagcagcgcAACAGCGTCCTTCCAGAACAGCCAGACCATAACGCATAGGAGCAACGTTTCTTTACTGGAACCATACCAAAAATGtggattaaaaaggaaaagtgaagaggtCGACAGCAACGGTAGCGTGCAGATAATTGAGGAACATCCACCTCTCATGCTGCAAAACAGACCTGCGGTGGGTGCTGCGGCCACGACCACCACTGTAACCACGAAAAGCAGCAGTTCCAGTGGTGAAGGAGATTATCAGCTGGTCCAGCATGAGATCCTGTGCTCTATGACAAACAGCTACGAGGTCTTGGAATTCCTGGGCCGAGGGACGTTTGGGCAGGTGGCGAAATGCTGGAAACGTAGCACGAAGGAGATTGTAGCCATCAAAATCCTGAAGAACCATCCTTCCTACGCTAGGCAGGGCCAGATAGAGGTGAGCATCCTCTCTCGCTTGAGCAGTGAGAATGCTGACGAATATAACTTTGTTCGCTCCTATGAGTGCTTTCAACACAAGAATCATACATGCCTTGTATTTGAGATGCTAGAACAGAACTTATACGACttcttaaagcaaaataagTTCAGCCCGTTGCCCCTGAAATACATCCGGCCAATTCTGCAGCAAGTGGCTACTGCCTTGATGAAGTTAAAGAGCTTGGGACTGATACACGCTGATTTGAAACCAGAAAACATCATGTTGGTGGATCCTGCGCGCCAGCCCTACAGAGTGAAGGTGATAGACTTTGGTTCAGCCAGCCACGTGTCTAAAGCAGTGTGCTCCACTTATTTGCAGTCACGCTATTACAG AGCTCCTGAAATCATACTGGGTTTACCATTCTGTGAAGCTATTGACATGTGGTCGCTGGGCTGTGTGATAGCTGAGCTGTTTCTAGGCTGGCCGCTGTATCCAGGAGCATCTGAGTATGATCAG atTCGTTATATTTCACAAACTCAAGGCCTTCCAGCGGAGTATCTTCTCAGTGCGGGAACGAAAACAAGCAGGTTTTTTAACAGAGATCCAAATTTGGGATACCCACTGTGGAGGCTAAAg ACCCCAGAAGAACATGAGTTGGAGACaggaataaaatcaaaagaagcTCGGAAATACATATTCAACTGTTTGGATGATATGGCGCAG gtgAATATGTCTACAGACTTAGAAGGGACTGACATGTTGGCAGAGAAGGCTGACCGAAGGGAATATATTGAtttgttgaagaaaatgttGACAATTGATGCAGATAAGAGAATTACTCCACTGAAGACTTTGAACCATCCGTTTGTTACAATGGCACATCTACTGGATTTCCCACACAGTAATCA TGTGAAATCTTGCTTTCAGAATATGGAGATCTGCAAGCGAAGAGTTAATATGTATGATACAGTGAATCAGATTAAGAGCCCATTCACGACTCATGTTGCTCCTAATACAAGCACAAATCTGACCATGAGCTTTAACAACCAGCTCAATACAGTACACAATCAG gccAGTGTATTGGCTTCCAATtctactgctgctgctactcTGTCCCTGGCAAACTCGGACGTCTCACTGCTAAACTATCAGTCTGCTCTGTATCCATCATCTGCAGCACCGGTTGCAGGAGTGGCACAACAGAGCGTTTCCTTGCAACCTGGAACCACCCAGATCTGCACACAGACTGACCCATTCCAGCAAACGTTCATTGTTTGTCCCCCTGCTTTTCAAA CCGGACTTCAGGCAACTACAAAGCATTCTGGGTTCCCAGTAAGGATGGAGAATGCTGTCCCAATTGTACCACAAGcacctgcagcacagccacTGCAGATCCAGTCTGGAGTTCtcacacag CAGGCCTGGCCTGGGGGAACCCAGCAGATACTGCTTCCTTCcacctggcagcagctcccaggggtTGCTTTGCACAACTCTGTTCAGCCAGCGGCTGTGATTCCGGAGACGATCGGCGGCAGCCAGCAATTAACTGACTGGAG GAATGCACATTCCCATGGAAATCAGTATAGCACTCTCATGCAACAGCCATCACTACTGACCAACCACGTGACATTAGCTACAGCGCAGCCTCTGAATGTTGGAGTTGCTCATGTTGTtaggcagcagcaaagcagcaacgTTCCAGCAAAGAAGAACAAGCAGCCAGCACCAAGCACAGCCAA gCCCAGCTCGACTCTAGAGACTGTGCCCTCCCAGGTTTACTCGCTCATTGGGAGCAGCCCTCTGcgctccacctcctcctcttccaacGTGCTCGTCCCAGTGCAGGAGCAGCACCAGCCCATTGTCATCCCAGACACTCCAAGCCCACCCGTCAGTGTCATCACCATTCGCAGCGACACTGATGAGGAAGAGGACAGCAAATACAAACCTGCCAG TTTGGGTATGAAGCAGAGATCCAATGTCATCAGCTACGTTACTGTTAATGACTCCCCTGATTCCGACTCCTCCCTGAACAGCCCCTATGCCACAGACCCACTTTCGTCTCTCAGGAGTACAGGCGGCGCCCTGGAGCTGCCGAGTAGAGGAGCGGCTGACAGCTCCAGCTCTCGGACGATCATTGTGCCGCCACTGAAAACACAGCTCAATGACTGCATTGTAGCTACCCAAGCTTCAG GCACCCTGAGCAGCACCAGTAAGACCAAGCCAGTGGCCTCTGTGAGTGGACAGTCGTCAGGATGCTGTATAACACCTACAGGGTACCGCTCACATCGCGTGGTAACAAATGGTGTGCAGCCTCTCAATCTCAGCCAG AACCAGCAAACAACAGTGCTGGCCTCACAGGAGAGAAGTGGAAATGCTGTCCCACGTAGGCAGCAGGCTTATGTGGCACCCCTCACGTCAACTGTTTCTCAGGCTCCCTACACGTTTCAGCACAGCAGCCCAGTGCATCCCCACCTGGCAGCAGCAACGGCAAACGCACACCTCTCCAGCCAGCCGCATATGTACACTTACGCTCCAACCACTGCTGCAACGCTGGGCTCCACCACCTCCATCGCCCACCTCTTCTCCCCTCAGGGCTCTTCGCGGCACACCACGTACGCTGCCCACCCTAGCACACTTGTCCACCAGGTCCCTGTGAGTGTTGGTCCGAGTCTGCTGACTTCTGCAAATGTTCCACCTGCCCAGTACCAACATCAGTTTGCTCCCCAGTCCTATATTGGTGCTTCCAGAGGATCTGCTATTTACACTGGATATCCGCTGAGCCCTACAAAGATCAACCAGTACTCGTACTTGTAG
- the HIPK1 gene encoding homeodomain-interacting protein kinase 1 isoform X1, giving the protein MASQLQVFSPPSVSSSAFCSAKKLKVEPSVWDVSGQSSSDKYYTHSKNLPAAQGQASSSHQVANFSIPAYDQNLLLPAPSVEHIVVTAADSTGSSATASFQNSQTITHRSNVSLLEPYQKCGLKRKSEEVDSNGSVQIIEEHPPLMLQNRPAVGAAATTTTVTTKSSSSSGEGDYQLVQHEILCSMTNSYEVLEFLGRGTFGQVAKCWKRSTKEIVAIKILKNHPSYARQGQIEVSILSRLSSENADEYNFVRSYECFQHKNHTCLVFEMLEQNLYDFLKQNKFSPLPLKYIRPILQQVATALMKLKSLGLIHADLKPENIMLVDPARQPYRVKVIDFGSASHVSKAVCSTYLQSRYYRAPEIILGLPFCEAIDMWSLGCVIAELFLGWPLYPGASEYDQIRYISQTQGLPAEYLLSAGTKTSRFFNRDPNLGYPLWRLKTPEEHELETGIKSKEARKYIFNCLDDMAQVNMSTDLEGTDMLAEKADRREYIDLLKKMLTIDADKRITPLKTLNHPFVTMAHLLDFPHSNHVKSCFQNMEICKRRVNMYDTVNQIKSPFTTHVAPNTSTNLTMSFNNQLNTVHNQASVLASNSTAAATLSLANSDVSLLNYQSALYPSSAAPVAGVAQQSVSLQPGTTQICTQTDPFQQTFIVCPPAFQTGLQATTKHSGFPVRMENAVPIVPQAPAAQPLQIQSGVLTQGSCTPLMVATLHPQVATITPQYAVPFTLNCAAGRPALVEQTAAVLQAWPGGTQQILLPSTWQQLPGVALHNSVQPAAVIPETIGGSQQLTDWRNAHSHGNQYSTLMQQPSLLTNHVTLATAQPLNVGVAHVVRQQQSSNVPAKKNKQPAPSTAKPSSTLETVPSQVYSLIGSSPLRSTSSSSNVLVPVQEQHQPIVIPDTPSPPVSVITIRSDTDEEEDSKYKPASLGMKQRSNVISYVTVNDSPDSDSSLNSPYATDPLSSLRSTGGALELPSRGAADSSSSRTIIVPPLKTQLNDCIVATQASGTLSSTSKTKPVASVSGQSSGCCITPTGYRSHRVVTNGVQPLNLSQNQQTTVLASQERSGNAVPRRQQAYVAPLTSTVSQAPYTFQHSSPVHPHLAAATANAHLSSQPHMYTYAPTTAATLGSTTSIAHLFSPQGSSRHTTYAAHPSTLVHQVPVSVGPSLLTSANVPPAQYQHQFAPQSYIGASRGSAIYTGYPLSPTKINQYSYL; this is encoded by the exons ATGGCCTCACAGCTGCAGGTGTTCTCCCCTCCGTCAGTATCCTCGAGTGCCTTCTGCAGTGCCAAGAAACTGAAAGTGGAGCCCTCTGTCTGGGATGTTTCAGGACAGAGCAGTAGTGACAAGTATTATACCCACAGCAAAAACCTCCCAGCAGCTCAAGGGCAAGCAAGCTCCTCTCATCAGGTAGCCAATTTCAGCATCCCTGCGTACGATCAGAacctccttctccctgctccttcaGTTGAGCACATCGTGGTTACAGCAGCCgacagcacaggcagcagcgcAACAGCGTCCTTCCAGAACAGCCAGACCATAACGCATAGGAGCAACGTTTCTTTACTGGAACCATACCAAAAATGtggattaaaaaggaaaagtgaagaggtCGACAGCAACGGTAGCGTGCAGATAATTGAGGAACATCCACCTCTCATGCTGCAAAACAGACCTGCGGTGGGTGCTGCGGCCACGACCACCACTGTAACCACGAAAAGCAGCAGTTCCAGTGGTGAAGGAGATTATCAGCTGGTCCAGCATGAGATCCTGTGCTCTATGACAAACAGCTACGAGGTCTTGGAATTCCTGGGCCGAGGGACGTTTGGGCAGGTGGCGAAATGCTGGAAACGTAGCACGAAGGAGATTGTAGCCATCAAAATCCTGAAGAACCATCCTTCCTACGCTAGGCAGGGCCAGATAGAGGTGAGCATCCTCTCTCGCTTGAGCAGTGAGAATGCTGACGAATATAACTTTGTTCGCTCCTATGAGTGCTTTCAACACAAGAATCATACATGCCTTGTATTTGAGATGCTAGAACAGAACTTATACGACttcttaaagcaaaataagTTCAGCCCGTTGCCCCTGAAATACATCCGGCCAATTCTGCAGCAAGTGGCTACTGCCTTGATGAAGTTAAAGAGCTTGGGACTGATACACGCTGATTTGAAACCAGAAAACATCATGTTGGTGGATCCTGCGCGCCAGCCCTACAGAGTGAAGGTGATAGACTTTGGTTCAGCCAGCCACGTGTCTAAAGCAGTGTGCTCCACTTATTTGCAGTCACGCTATTACAG AGCTCCTGAAATCATACTGGGTTTACCATTCTGTGAAGCTATTGACATGTGGTCGCTGGGCTGTGTGATAGCTGAGCTGTTTCTAGGCTGGCCGCTGTATCCAGGAGCATCTGAGTATGATCAG atTCGTTATATTTCACAAACTCAAGGCCTTCCAGCGGAGTATCTTCTCAGTGCGGGAACGAAAACAAGCAGGTTTTTTAACAGAGATCCAAATTTGGGATACCCACTGTGGAGGCTAAAg ACCCCAGAAGAACATGAGTTGGAGACaggaataaaatcaaaagaagcTCGGAAATACATATTCAACTGTTTGGATGATATGGCGCAG gtgAATATGTCTACAGACTTAGAAGGGACTGACATGTTGGCAGAGAAGGCTGACCGAAGGGAATATATTGAtttgttgaagaaaatgttGACAATTGATGCAGATAAGAGAATTACTCCACTGAAGACTTTGAACCATCCGTTTGTTACAATGGCACATCTACTGGATTTCCCACACAGTAATCA TGTGAAATCTTGCTTTCAGAATATGGAGATCTGCAAGCGAAGAGTTAATATGTATGATACAGTGAATCAGATTAAGAGCCCATTCACGACTCATGTTGCTCCTAATACAAGCACAAATCTGACCATGAGCTTTAACAACCAGCTCAATACAGTACACAATCAG gccAGTGTATTGGCTTCCAATtctactgctgctgctactcTGTCCCTGGCAAACTCGGACGTCTCACTGCTAAACTATCAGTCTGCTCTGTATCCATCATCTGCAGCACCGGTTGCAGGAGTGGCACAACAGAGCGTTTCCTTGCAACCTGGAACCACCCAGATCTGCACACAGACTGACCCATTCCAGCAAACGTTCATTGTTTGTCCCCCTGCTTTTCAAA CCGGACTTCAGGCAACTACAAAGCATTCTGGGTTCCCAGTAAGGATGGAGAATGCTGTCCCAATTGTACCACAAGcacctgcagcacagccacTGCAGATCCAGTCTGGAGTTCtcacacag GGAAGCTGTACACCACTAATGGTAGCAACTCTTCATCCTCAAGTAGCCACCATCACGCCGCAGTATGCGGTCCCCTTTACTCTGAACTGCGCAGCCGGCCGGCCAGCGCTAGTAGAACAGACGGCTGCAGTACTG CAGGCCTGGCCTGGGGGAACCCAGCAGATACTGCTTCCTTCcacctggcagcagctcccaggggtTGCTTTGCACAACTCTGTTCAGCCAGCGGCTGTGATTCCGGAGACGATCGGCGGCAGCCAGCAATTAACTGACTGGAG GAATGCACATTCCCATGGAAATCAGTATAGCACTCTCATGCAACAGCCATCACTACTGACCAACCACGTGACATTAGCTACAGCGCAGCCTCTGAATGTTGGAGTTGCTCATGTTGTtaggcagcagcaaagcagcaacgTTCCAGCAAAGAAGAACAAGCAGCCAGCACCAAGCACAGCCAA gCCCAGCTCGACTCTAGAGACTGTGCCCTCCCAGGTTTACTCGCTCATTGGGAGCAGCCCTCTGcgctccacctcctcctcttccaacGTGCTCGTCCCAGTGCAGGAGCAGCACCAGCCCATTGTCATCCCAGACACTCCAAGCCCACCCGTCAGTGTCATCACCATTCGCAGCGACACTGATGAGGAAGAGGACAGCAAATACAAACCTGCCAG TTTGGGTATGAAGCAGAGATCCAATGTCATCAGCTACGTTACTGTTAATGACTCCCCTGATTCCGACTCCTCCCTGAACAGCCCCTATGCCACAGACCCACTTTCGTCTCTCAGGAGTACAGGCGGCGCCCTGGAGCTGCCGAGTAGAGGAGCGGCTGACAGCTCCAGCTCTCGGACGATCATTGTGCCGCCACTGAAAACACAGCTCAATGACTGCATTGTAGCTACCCAAGCTTCAG GCACCCTGAGCAGCACCAGTAAGACCAAGCCAGTGGCCTCTGTGAGTGGACAGTCGTCAGGATGCTGTATAACACCTACAGGGTACCGCTCACATCGCGTGGTAACAAATGGTGTGCAGCCTCTCAATCTCAGCCAG AACCAGCAAACAACAGTGCTGGCCTCACAGGAGAGAAGTGGAAATGCTGTCCCACGTAGGCAGCAGGCTTATGTGGCACCCCTCACGTCAACTGTTTCTCAGGCTCCCTACACGTTTCAGCACAGCAGCCCAGTGCATCCCCACCTGGCAGCAGCAACGGCAAACGCACACCTCTCCAGCCAGCCGCATATGTACACTTACGCTCCAACCACTGCTGCAACGCTGGGCTCCACCACCTCCATCGCCCACCTCTTCTCCCCTCAGGGCTCTTCGCGGCACACCACGTACGCTGCCCACCCTAGCACACTTGTCCACCAGGTCCCTGTGAGTGTTGGTCCGAGTCTGCTGACTTCTGCAAATGTTCCACCTGCCCAGTACCAACATCAGTTTGCTCCCCAGTCCTATATTGGTGCTTCCAGAGGATCTGCTATTTACACTGGATATCCGCTGAGCCCTACAAAGATCAACCAGTACTCGTACTTGTAG